Proteins encoded together in one Candidatus Eisenbacteria bacterium window:
- a CDS encoding formylglycine-generating enzyme family protein, protein MGVPETVPIPAGPFLMGDDEVRDASPARSIYLDAFYIGRFEVTNAQYDIFLDANPDHDPPAYRHHEGYDDPSQPVVGVSWYDAKAYCAWLTRVTGHYYRLPTEAEWEKAARGPDGRTFPWTGGEVDLHRANFGQPHGRPKRVGEHPAGGNPEYEMMDVAGNVAEWCEDWFAEDYYEHGPPRNPLGSWQGTRKVVRGGSWQDKQEMVRCAFRSHYPPDTRRDTIGFRIAQSPD, encoded by the coding sequence ATGGGCGTGCCCGAGACTGTTCCCATTCCGGCCGGGCCTTTTCTGATGGGTGACGACGAAGTAAGGGACGCGAGCCCCGCCAGGAGCATCTACCTAGATGCGTTCTACATCGGTCGATTCGAGGTGACCAACGCCCAGTACGACATCTTCCTGGACGCGAATCCGGACCACGATCCGCCCGCGTACCGACACCACGAGGGGTACGACGACCCGAGCCAACCCGTGGTCGGAGTCAGCTGGTACGATGCTAAGGCCTATTGCGCCTGGCTCACCCGAGTTACGGGTCACTACTACCGGCTTCCCACGGAGGCGGAGTGGGAGAAGGCTGCTAGGGGACCCGATGGGCGAACGTTTCCCTGGACTGGAGGTGAGGTCGACTTGCATCGGGCCAACTTCGGTCAGCCGCACGGGAGACCGAAGCGGGTCGGAGAGCACCCCGCCGGGGGCAATCCGGAGTACGAGATGATGGACGTCGCAGGGAACGTGGCGGAATGGTGTGAAGACTGGTTCGCGGAGGACTACTATGAACACGGTCCGCCGAGGAACCCACTGGGCTCCTGGCAGGGAACGAGAAAAGTGGTTCGCGGAGGGTCCTGGCAGGACAAGCAAGAGATGGTCCGGTGTGCGTTCCGGTCGCACTACCCTCCCGACACGCGCAGAGATACCATCGGGTTTCGAATTGCACAATCGCCCGATTAG